In Globicephala melas chromosome 20, mGloMel1.2, whole genome shotgun sequence, the genomic window aaaatcaaatgtctTATTATGTGCACGATTGTGTAGAAGTCACATAcacaatacattaaaatgtacatatatgaaGGGCTTGTgctcaaaaatgttttattcatggTGTGAGTGGTCAGGAAAGTTTGTAGGCTACTGGGGTAGACCGAGGACAAATTGTCCTCAGCAGGGTCACGTGGCTTTATGTTTGTACCCGTGGCATAGAGAGAGTGCTCGAGAAACGTTctgaatgagaatgaaaacacaaatagACGAATCAATGAATAAAAGAAGATGCCCCAGGTAATACAACTAGTAAGTAGAGGTGtcaggattcaaattcagatcTCTTTAGCTCCAAAgtctgtacttttctaagaacaGGCTCCTGCTCAGCACACCAGATTAGCAAGGGGGAACCTGAGATGTATTTCCAACTAGttggttaaaaaaagaacacgtagggcttccctggtggcgcagtggttgagagtccgcctgccgatgcaggggacacgggttcgtgccccggtctgggaggatcccgcatgccgtggagcggctgggcccgtgagccatggccgctgagcccgcgcgtccggagcctgtgctccgcaacggaaagGGCCACAACAgcgaaaggcccgtgtaccgcaaaaaaaaaaaaaaaaaaaaaaaagaacacatagaTAAACCCCGAGCAACAAAAAAAAGCATTACATTGATCAGGAGGTTTTTAATCATCCAGTCAGCTTTTCCACAAGGGAGACATCCTTCAGAaacatagaaagacaaatgagCTGCATCACATTTCCAATAGCTACATGTTTGGATAGCACTAGAGGCTGCATTCTGTGTGGCCAGGGGCACTTTTGTTTCTCTATGTGATACATGGAGAGGATGTCTCAACTTCTTTTCAGCATAGGTCATATCttccatttcaaaaacaaaaacaaacaaaatcaatttAGGCAAGACCTCCAACCTTCTTTTCTACTAAGCTGTCTATCCACAACATCAAATTAGTCACAAGACAGACTCACTTGAgtttcacttctttcttcttccaaagAGGAGTAAAGTGGACCGATATCTGAGCCAAAAACATTGAAAATCCAAGCACATAGGTGTTTACAGCCTGAATAAGAACGACTATTAATTATTGAAAACCTGTGTGCAGAGCACTCTACCACTAGTTGATTTCcacatgttatttcatttaatcttcacaacaaccccagaagtattattattatcccccattttatagatgaagaaacagagtctTAAGTAGGTTAAGGGAGTTATGCAAGATCACACAGGTAGTAAATGGTATAGGAGATTTAAACAAAAACCCATCTTGTTCAAAGCACATCTTTCCACCATACCCATACCAGATTTCCGGATTCCAGAATAAGATACGCAGAGAAGTGCCTCTGCCTACCCCTAGCTGCCAAGAAGTAACGTAAGCAAGAAGTAAACCTTGGCTATTTTGCTAAGCCACTGAGATATGGGGGATTGTTTTATTATTGAAGCATTACCCAACAGAAGTCTGTTGGTATAGATGTCTTTAAATACAGTGTCGTAAACTTTGAAAACCACTTTAATAACATGGTACAGTGCAAATCATGCTTAGTGAGAGTCTCTATTACTTTATACCATCCCCGAACAAGTACTTACTTTTACTTAAGACAAAGGCTCAAAAGTGCTTGAAGCTCTGCAGGAAAGACCATGAGTCGGTCGGGGCATGGCTTTGGCATTCAAATAGTTGCATACAAATTGGTGCAAAAACGtctaaagaaatatattcttttttgttgttctttttttaaattgagaaaatcttttaaatctCCTATTTAAATCATAGTTGAGAAACTAAAGAATATCAGTTTGAAGGGACACCAAATTACAAGTCATCTTGGAGGCAGGGGGCAAATAGCTTGGTCTAGCCTTCCTTATACAGCTCATATCAAAAGGGGGCTATTTTTGGTGGAATTTCAAAGTCACAGAGGTTGAGAGACAGTCTCCTTGACTGGGGAGAGGCAATTATATTCTCTTAAGGGCAATTAGAGAACTTTAACAGTACACtgtcagtgggcttccctggtggcgcaatggttaagaatccgcctaccagtgcaggggtacggggttcaagccctggttcgggaggatcccacatgctgcagagcaactaagcccgtatgccacaactactgggtctGTACTTTAGAGCccgtgcttggcaacaagagaagccaccgcaatgagagaaaCCTGGGCACTGCAActaagtgtagcccccgctcgccacaactagagaaagcccgcacgcagccgcgaagacccaatgcagccaaaaataaataaataaaataaattttaaaaaaaaaagtacactgtCAGGTGGGAACTGTAACTAGAGtcccaaatatttatatatttacttgcaAACTAAGAATTTATAAGAAACGTTCTAGAATTGTGACTTGATAAAACATTAACAGAAATatctatagtttttttaaaacctggatTTAGTTGAAGCTAGGAAAACACATTTTAAGGTGATAAGCAGTTACTGTATCTATAAAGGTAGAAGATATGAATAATCCTTtagactgtttcttttcttttatgttagGAAGCCTACCCAATGGGGCTCTCCAGTTGCACAAATGTAAAATAACACCCACTTACCTtgggaaaaattataaagaaagctCCTTTCTGACCGCAGATATTTTAGACTGAGAAGCTGAATATATTATCAGTACTGGGGCATGTAAATCATTGTTTCTGGCAAACACATGCTATACCACTGCAAAATTATTATGGGGGATTAGGAATGCATAGACAGAAATACTTACCTCTATATGGATGTAGATATGTTTTTGCGGGGATGTGTGTTCCTGTTTAAGCTGTGTCTTGCACTATAACACAAACAGATCCAGGAGACCACATAAAGGATGTTCAAACTTGTTTTTCATCACTTACTAGAAGAActgaaactggaaaaagaaaaatgtactggACCATGTTTGGCTGATGAGGTTCAACCTTGACTATGCAGTGAGAAGGTCCTACATGTGGTATTAATTGCAAACAATCCAGACTTTGGAAAATATATCAATGTTGGCCCataaggaggcagagggagaggttaTATTCCTGCAGAAAAGAGAGGGAATTCCTTTAGAAGCAAATATTCTCATTCTCAATTGTCTTGTATAAAGATAGATCCCAAGACAGGAAATGGAGACTCTAAATTAAGGGAAAGAACTTTTCCTCCCCTGGAGTCTGGATACTACAAAGGGTAGAAATTAACTTGGAAGGAATTGCAGCTGGTGAGCTCCTGACCACATGGAGGCAGGTGGGGGCCAGACAAGGAAGGATCCCATGGGCATGGGTCTAGACTGTAGACTACACAGGTATCCACATCTAGTAGTCCTCTGGGGCGACTGGTGGTACTAGCAGCAGCCTGAAAGCTGCTGGGCTCCCAGAACTGTGGAACACAATCTGCAAATTTTGGAAATTTACCTACAAATTCCACAGTGAGTGGACATTAACAGATACTTAGAACAGAACCTGTATGGACTCTGCATACGACACTGCGTCAATGCAAGAACAATTACAGAAACCTGCACTCTTAAGACGAGCAATTTTGAGTCAACGAGACGACAAAAAAATGCAACCGGTTGGAACAGAGCAGCACCTTCCCTTCTGGGCTGGGCAGGCTGGCAGGTTACCTTAGCATTACACTGTAGTAATGGGTGCTGAAGCATGTGTAAGCAAAGTATCACTTGAAGAAGTGTACTACTTATGTTTACAACTATTAACAATATATTACCCATCAAAAACACCTACTAGAGAAAGAACATGACAAAACTGAACTTATAAATTAGGTTTAGGCAAAAATTACAAAAGCAGGTTTTTCCCTCTTGGCCAGAGGTTGgcgaactttttctgtaaagggccagatatttTAGGCTTGTGGGCCATGTATTCtatgttgcaactactcaactccgCAAGCAAATTTAGAAAAGTAATTCTGAGAGTTTTCAGCTAATCTAACTTTTAAAACAGTAAAGGGTGAAAAAACAGTCATACtctcaaaatttcaaataaaaaaatttttattgaaattatttctaaCATACTTGACAGACACATTAACATATAATACcattactactaataataataatagctaacacttatataGGGCTCATAGTATAAGATAAAATTGCCAAAAAAGATAGCATTGTTAGCAAATAAAGGATATCTgccatatttttattataattctttaAACAGCCATTTACTCCAATTAAGAAATGTACAATATGATttggtgttttaatttttaagagaaagaactTAAATTAagcaagaagagggagagagggagtaaTAATATCAATAGGAAGAGGGAGACATGGAAGAAGTATATCTCTTTGTAATAGATCATTTTGAGAGCTGTTTTCTGGCAAAATCATGTTATTGTTATCCGTAATAGGACAGTAAAGATGGCCAGAattagccaaaaacaaaacaagaagaatcAAAGAATGAGGGAGGCCAGTCCTAAAATAAGATTACCAAGACTATATTATTAGATGATTTACTTGGGCTTGAAAAGTGGCTATCATTATTACActgtgaaatgaaaaacaatcCTTGTACCCATTGTGTCTATCCACTGACAGAAACATGATACAGTTTCCATAGAAACAACATTCTGCTCATCTAAAGTCCCATTATTTTCAAAGAGCAGTCAGGAAATAGtcaataatattcattttaacaGAAAATGTACTCGTAATAAAGGGAATTACAGCAAAAATCTGTCCTCAACCTAGTTTACTAGGGAAGATGagacaaatataaatgaaataaaaagatataccattaatatttcttcctttctcagagAATACTAATCACTAAACAGGTGGAACAAGGGAATAGAGAACTATGCAAGTGAACTCTTTCTGGAAGTAACTGCTATTCACGGCGGAATTAAGTACTCCTAATCTTTGTGTCTCTTCACCTAGTAAAGCTAACAGTTATCCCCATAAATGACAGTAAGGATTGATACACAAATACTGAAAACAGAATTTCCAGATTAGGGAAGGCATATTTCAGTGCAAATTACTCTAGAACACCTCCAAGCCTTAATAACACCTTTAGAGGAATGGTACTGGAGAGTGATTTTGCTGATTGTGgagatatttttttccccagtcatttaaaattttttttattgagttataatttatataccatacaattcacttgCTTTActtgtacaattcaatggtttttggtatatttacagatttgtgtaaccatcaccacaggTAGATTTTAAGTGTtaggaaaataactgaaaaactgAGTCTTGTGATTTCAACCCTTACGGTAACTAACtctttgaatttccttttttcccgAAGTAATTATTTCCAGGGTACAGTATAGTGCTTACACTAGTTTATACTTACAGGATTGAATCGAAAgcatttaaagtttctttttgcgGAAGTAACTTTACATACACAGCAAAAGTATTGAAATAGGCAGCTTCTAAGAATTAAACTGGTAAAATCCATACTTAATGAATTGTGAGAGCAATCCATAAAACTGTCCGTGACTGTGTAACTGAGGAGTTTAGAAACACTCTAAAGCCCTAATTAAGATGAGGAGGTAATCTCAGGAGGCAAAACGAAGCGGCTGTAATCTGGTCAGCAAAGATCTAATTAATTGTATAGTACACTGTTCAGAGAAAATTTTGCATGAAGATTAGCCTACAGACAGAGAATTGCCAATCTTTACCCAGCACTATTCGGGGAACAGAGATGCAAAGTCCAGAGGGTATGAATCTTCCTGTCTTTGAAGAGGTACACTCTGCTGTGGGGCAGAGATCATTTATCAGGTTTCACCAGGATCTGAATGAGACATCTCTCAAAGCGATTCACCTCATTTTGTTTTGATTCCTTATTTACTAAGAAACTGTCTGATTTGCTTTCCAGACCTGACAAAAAGTTTTCTTGGTGTGTACAATTTGAACATCACGGTTATCAAAAATGAATCTGTTTCACCCcccaacaaatgaacaaatggttTGGTTTATTCGCTTTCTTGTTTTTCACTCTTGTGTACTAAAACATGCCAATCTACTCTGGGACACTGATAGTATAAGATCATACCCTTAAATGTAATAATTTCCAAGCTAATATCACCCAAGGAGACCTTGATAAACAGCCATCCAGACTTTTCTTGCTACACCCTGACCTTGTCATAGTGAAATAGaccaggaccctatggtccttgccccCCCCCCGCACCCATGTCCTTagcctgccttttaaaaaaatatttatttatttatttattggctgcgttgggtcttcgttgctgtgcgcgggctttctctacttgcggtgagcggggctactcttcattgcagtgcacaggtttctcattgcggtggcttctcctgctgcagagcacaggctataggtgcgcggacttcagtagttgtggcacgtgggctcagtagttgtgggtcatgggctctagagtacaggctcagtagttgtcacgcacggacttagttgctctgcggcatgtgggaccttcccggacctgggctcaaacctgtgtcccctgcaggggcaggcagattcttaaccactgcaccaccaaggaagtcccagcctgccttttgtctgtggaaaaactttagccaaaggataagtttaatcagagaagtgagaaaatgcagaaacaaagaaaacagaggagaccaaataatagtttagtcattaagcatagtcaaggacctttagttcctccttaagggctatagacaatattctgagccacatcctgtGAGCTATCTTATAGACACTgaagcccccaccaggtggaagaagttaactacatgatgaccaggctgtagccatgacataagcttcCACAATTCCGaaaactggcctcaaagaaatggaaacaaaccgaacctggaactgaagattaactgtacctaaaacaatcaagatgacactggtaagaccactgatgaccaatttcaagatgactgtcagagctgactgtattATTTCTGCATgtggccccctccctctgtctataaaagctcttgccccaaTTGTCGGGggcggaggggtggggggagtcggCCTTTTGGACAGGCATCTACCCTCCCCCACAGTCActggcatccaaaataaagcgaacattcctttccaccaacctggcctTTATTGGTTTCTGAGCAGTGAGCAGCCGAACCCCACTTTCGGTTACAAGAGACCCCAGAACCTACAATTTGGTTACACTCAAACACGGTAAAATAGGCCAAGAGAGAAACAAGAATGTCCTATTCACTCTCTATTAAATTTTACCCTGTATTCTTCTGAACTGAACAGAATCAGAAATGACTGCATTAAATTGGACAAGAATAAATCAAAGCAAATTCatggttttcttatttttctggaaTGAAAATGCCTTGAAATCAAAAGCACCTATGTTTAAATCACTTCAGTTATTACTGACTTAACATTAATCAACCAAAGATGAATCTGAATAATCATAAATGGATGGATAAAATTAGATAGAaaatgtgctcagtaaataaatattgaatgtaaGAACCAATACATGATGTGCCTGGAATTCTTTAAAAACTCTCATCTCTTCTGCTGCTAACCAAGTAGGATAGTGCTAGAAATGAATAAATCTGTTGAAATAGTGTCCCTTTTGGTCAGCTTCTCACTGAAAAATTATCagggtcttctctttttttttcttttggccgcactgcgcatGTGggattccctgaccagggatggaatgatggaacccatgctccctgcagtggaaggaagaagtcctaaccactggacctccaggaaattcccagggtcttctctctttaaattgaaagttcagtttaaaaatatgtcattgaAGGATGAGctaaagcagtggtccccaacctttttggcaccagggaccagtttcgtgggaGACAATTTTTCCGCGGATGGGGGGTCGGGTGGGaaggttcaggcggtaatgcgagcaatggggagcggtgggaagcggcagatgaagctttgctcactcgccTGCCGTtcatctcctgctgtgcggcctggtcaCGAACAGTATCGGTCCTCGGCGCAGGGGTTGGGGACTCCTGAGCTAAAGGACAGACAAAAAAGTACATGCACATATACTCATAATTTTGGAAACCACCGAAGAGATTTCAAGGACTACCAAAGATCCTCTATGGATCTGTTGAGGAGcaaattaaatttgtattttgggATTACTAGAAACATTTGTAAAATACATTCAGTCAACTTTCAGAACTGAAAACATGCCCTTCTGCTAAacgatctatttttttaaatttcaaaggcaCTTTGGATTTTGAACatactgtgttcctttctttacTGTGACTTCCGGGATGGCCACAGGCAAATTTGCAGTCCATCTCTAGGAGTTCACCAAATTATTACTGCAGGCATTTTGTGTACTAATCTTATCAATGCCTTCATTTTAATCCTCCTCCCTTATTTTCCCCGTGATTTCTCCATCCAGTTTTAGTAATGTTTTATGGTATCTCTGTAAACTGCCTCACATCCCTGGGGAGAGGGAGttgcaaataaatacataatatgaaaaaaattatcttcacACTTAGAGTGCAGATCTGTTTTAGCATATTGATAACTGcagggttgttgttgtttttcttaatttgaattcatcactaatatttaaaaaccccagcatttcatataaaaatctaGATTTCAGATGTCActgaggaaaaaatgtaaaaagttctTACCTCCCTGGACCAGCATGCTACCAGGATCAGTCCTGAGCAGCAACTGTGGTCTCCAGTGGTCCCAGTAGTACTCACACATTCATTGTGCTCATTCATATTACTTGAGAAGCCTGGTAATGACttcaaaaaaaggaaggaaattcaggATTCTGCAATACACAGAGGCAGGAGCGCTTTTTCTCGTTCTTTGAAAGCAGCTGGAGAAATAACAGGCACAGTTCATTCTGCAACCTTCACTGGACCTTTCCGCTGCGTTGGGCCTAGCGATAGGCTGttgaagagagaagcagaggtcTGGGTCCTGGGTGGCAGGTACCACCAATGACTGGTCAGAGCACGAATCACCGCCACTAGCACAAGGAGTGTTTAACTGAGCTATATACAAAGCTCGGTTCCGAACCGAAGGTGGAACGGTACTTTAGTGTAGTCTATTTACTAGGGAATCTAAGCTGGGTTCCCCTCCATGAGACACTTACGTAAGCAGCCCACGGCCAGTTCGCAGGAGACGGAGCGGAAAGACAAAGTCACGGCTTGGCTCTGCATTGAATCACAGACAACGCAACTGCTGAACTAGGCGCACTCTCCTAGGACGCCCCCGTTTCCGGAGCAACCGCCCGGTCCCGCCCCCTTAGACTCCGCCCCCGTGAGTCTTTCCCGCCAAAGGCCGTTAACACCGCAGAGCATGGTGGGACAAAGCTCTCGGCTAGGTTTCACCAAATCCTTTCAGGGCGCCGTTGCTTTAAGAGACCCATTCCTGGGGAAACTGATTATTCTTTAGGACTCGACAGAGGTTAATAACCCCTTTTATGAGGGCTCTGTATTTAATATTTACCACTCAGCCGGTCACTTCATTCGCGAACCTCTCCACAAAATCGGAAACGCGGGAACTTTTTTTCCCTTCGCGCGGAGGGTGACGTCGCGCGTGCGCCAGCGTGCCTTTCGCAGCACCCGTTACGTTTCTGCGCGTGCGTAGTGAGATCGAATAGCTGCTTCCTCCcgcttctcttcctccctccccccatatcCGTGCGCCGAGCTGATAAAGGCGCCATTTTGGAGGGGCCGCGGGAGACGTGGTGTAGCTGTGGGCTCGCTCTGGTGTTCGCTAGGCTTGGTGGGAAGACCTGTTCTCGAGTCCGCGCCTTTCGTCGCCGCCATGTCGGGAGGTGGTGTGATTCGTGGGCCGGCAGGGAACAACGACTGCCGCATCTACGTGGGGAACTTACCTCCAGACATCCGAACCAAGGACATTGAGGACGTGTTCTACAAATACGGTGCTATCCGCGACATCGATCTGAAGAACCGCCGCGGAGGACCGCCCTTCGCCTTCGTTGAGTTCGAGGACCCGCGGTGAGGCGGTCAGGGTCTTGCTGCCTTGAGGAAATAGGTTGGAGTAGTTGGGGAAGGCTCCAAGGCCTTCGCATGGAGAATGGGGAGGTGGGCTCTGAGGTTGGGAGCAAGACGAATCGCCCATGCAGGAGTGGAGTGAGGAGCCGAGTCGTCGAGGCTTCTCTTGTGGCTGGGCCCTCCGGACGTCCCCAGAGCCGACTTGCAGGCTCGGAGCGGGAAACTGAGGCGCCGAGGGCTGCCGTAGTGGTCGGCAGCCTGGCGTGcttctgggtgggggaggggccatTCCTATTATGCAGCGCATGTGGGCTCTTCCACCCCAGGTGCGCATGTGCGGGGGGCCGCTAGCTCTCCGACCGAGTTAGCCGCCCCTCCCGGTCCTTTTCCTTACCCCTTTGCTCTTCTGTGATCACGCAGGGATGCGGAAGACGCGGTGTATGGTCGCGACGGCTACGATTACGATGGATACCGTCTGCGGGTGGAGTTTCCTCGAAGCGGCCGTGGTACAGGCCGAGGCGGCGGCGGGGGTGGAGGTGGCGGGGCTCCCCGAGGCCGCTATGGTCCCCCGTCCAGGCGCTCTGAAAACAGAGTGGTTGTCTCTGGTGAGTTGACCGTTCCGTGCGAGTTGATGAAAGGGGGCAGAAaccattttaaagttttccttgCATGACCAGTTTGACAAATGCAAGTTTTCATGCCAGGTCTTAAATTATTTTAGTCCTGTGGGTGAATTTAGTAAACAGGGATTGCTGTATTTAAGATTTGCCAAATTAGGTTGCAGTACCTAGAATATGAAGATCCTTACTTTGCAAATAATTTTGGGCTCTTGATTCCAGAATCTTAACAGCTCCTTAACCTAGGATGTTAAAAATAATCgttaattttaaagtaatcttTGTTCTAATGtaaattttaagtttaatgtGAACTTTAGGATAATTGgtattgaaaaaaaataactttttcaggACTGCCTCCAAGTGGAAGCTGGCAGGATTTGAAGGATCACATGCGTGAAGCAGGTGATGTATGTTATGCTGATGTTTACCGAGATGGCACTGGTGTCGTGGAGTTTGTACGGAAAGAAGATATGACCTATGCAGTTCGAAAACTGGATAACACTAAGTTTAGATCTCATGAGGTAGGTTATAcacttattcttttctttggccAGAATTGGATACAGTGGTCTTAACAGTGGAATTTGAAGGTAAGATTCAGGCAAGGGTGTCCGAGTAAACCCAGTAAAGTGCCTCTGGTTTAAGTTACATTGAATTCAGCATGCCTGAAGACAGGTGAAAGCTTAGATCTTTCAATCGAAAGTTCTGTCTATTCAATAGGGAGAAACTGCCTACATCCGGGTTAAAGTTGATGGGCCCAGAAGTCCAAGTTATGGAAGATCTCGATCTCGAAGCCGTAGTCGTAGCAGAAGCCGTAGCAGAAGCAACAGCAGGAGTCGCAGTTATTCCCCAAGGAGAAGCAGAGGATCACCACGCTATTCTCCCCGTCATAGCAGATCTCGCTCTCGTACATAAGATGATTGGTGACACTTTTTGTAGAACCCATGTTGTATACAGTTTTCCTTTATTCAGTacaatcttttcattttttaattcaaactgtTTTGTTCAGAATGGGCTAAAGTGTTGAATTGCATTCTTGTGTAATATCCCCTTGCTCCTAACATCTACATTCCCCTCATGTctgataaattgtattttaagtGATGTCATAGACAGGATTGTTTAAATTTAGTTAACTCTCCATGCTCTTCAGACTGTGATATTATGTAAACGTCTATTCTGCTCTGGTTTGTGTGAACTGGGTTGTTGGGGGTGTTTGTGGTTATCTTACGTGGGGAAGTTCTTATGTTTATCttgcttttcatgtgtctttctGTAGACATATCTGAAGAGATGGATTAAGAATGCTTTGGATTAAGGATTGTGGAGCACATTTCAATCATTTTAGGATTGTCAAAAGGAGGATTGAGGAGGATCAGATCAATAATGGAGGCAATGGTATGACTCCAAGTGCTATTGTCACAGATGAAATTGGCAGTATTGACCTTATACTAAAAGGCAAGGGTTTAAAATGATTGTACATCTACCTTAAAACACTTGCAAACATCTTATGCAGTGACCTTTAGCTACAATTGCTTTGCTCTTTAAACCTTGGCAATTGTGGCAAAATTACGTTGCCCATTTTGTAACAATTTATTTTGCTCCCTacccttttttgttttaatagggACTAATGTGGGAAGAACTGGCTAATTTGTCACAATGCTTAGTTACAACTGTTAATGTGTGACCTGCTGTTGGTGTACATGTGGGTACAGGGTGTCTTTAATTCCAACCGGATAGAGTATAATATCAATACTGCTAAATCTGCATGTCCTCTGTGTGACTGATATAGCGTtgctacttcattttttttaagacaaaatgaaagcaaaatatagAGTTCCAACGTATTGGTGTAGATAATCTAGTTGGGAATACTTTTAAGTCTCACCTTCCCCTTTAAACTAATATTCATAATTGACTCATATGTTTAAAACactttaatttacaaattaaattacAGATGGGAGCATTAGATTTAGTTTAGACTTAGGTGGGTAGCAATACCAGTAAACTCAACTACATGACTTTTTGCAACCACAAAACCTGTAATACGCTGtacagtaacaagtgttggcattATCAGTTGaactgtaaatataaaatgcttcTTCCAGTTAGTCTCTATGATGATTAAGTTTCTAAAATTTATCTGAACACCATTCAGAAACTTGTTTTGGGGAATTTGATAGTTATTGATGTACATCTGTTAAACTGATGACAGACATAACTCATCATTCCCCAGAAACCTTTTTTGATTACAGTATCTAACATTTTGCCTcctcttttttggttttgctggTTATAAAGGTTTGGATTGGAGAGGGCTCACTGGATCCCAATCCTTGGAGCTGGATCATTGGATTCAAATCATAATGTGGATAGGATAGGGAGGATGAATTACAAGGATTCATGGAGCGGGATCAGATTACCAGGAACATAGGAGTGGATTCCTGCCCCAAC contains:
- the SRSF1 gene encoding serine/arginine-rich splicing factor 1 isoform X1, with amino-acid sequence MSGGGVIRGPAGNNDCRIYVGNLPPDIRTKDIEDVFYKYGAIRDIDLKNRRGGPPFAFVEFEDPRDAEDAVYGRDGYDYDGYRLRVEFPRSGRGTGRGGGGGGGGGAPRGRYGPPSRRSENRVVVSGLPPSGSWQDLKDHMREAGDVCYADVYRDGTGVVEFVRKEDMTYAVRKLDNTKFRSHEGETAYIRVKVDGPRSPSYGRSRSRSRSRSRSRSRSNSRSRSYSPRRSRGSPRYSPRHSRSRSRT
- the SRSF1 gene encoding serine/arginine-rich splicing factor 1 isoform X2; the encoded protein is MSGGGVIRGPAGNNDCRIYVGNLPPDIRTKDIEDVFYKYGAIRDIDLKNRRGGPPFAFVEFEDPRDAEDAVYGRDGYDYDGYRLRVEFPRSGRGTGRGGGGGGGGGAPRGRYGPPSRRSENRVVVSGLPPSGSWQDLKDHMREAGDVCYADVYRDGTGVVEFVRKEDMTYAVRKLDNTKFRSHETYLKRWIKNALD